One genomic region from Candidatus Xiphinematobacter sp. encodes:
- the pgsA gene encoding CDP-diacylglycerol--glycerol-3-phosphate 3-phosphatidyltransferase, with product MTLPNRLTLARFSLTVLFVVATESPFRWNMTLALVFFTLATLTDYLDGLLARRRSLATNFGRLMDPLADKVLNASAFILLLIYADLPAWVVMIIIAREFLITGLRLLAGSKGVILPAERLGKHKTVWQMMTIFFFLMLATFLEWQLRPAWWASTWIYGGWILVTVTLTLTLYSGLGYLWRNRALFIAN from the coding sequence CGCCTCACCTTGGCCCGCTTTTCCCTTACAGTACTTTTTGTGGTGGCTACAGAAAGCCCATTCAGATGGAATATGACACTTGCACTGGTCTTTTTTACCCTGGCGACCTTGACGGATTACCTCGACGGACTGCTTGCTCGCAGGCGGAGCCTGGCGACCAATTTTGGAAGACTAATGGATCCCTTAGCAGACAAGGTCCTCAATGCATCAGCGTTTATTCTCCTACTCATTTATGCAGATCTCCCTGCATGGGTAGTAATGATTATCATCGCAAGGGAATTCTTGATCACAGGATTGCGTCTCCTCGCTGGAAGCAAGGGCGTCATTCTTCCAGCAGAACGACTGGGGAAACATAAAACAGTCTGGCAAATGATGACCATTTTTTTCTTCCTGATGCTTGCAACATTTTTGGAGTGGCAATTGCGGCCAGCATGGTGGGCATCTACTTGGATCTATGGTGGATGGATACTTGTTACAGTTACTCTAACACTCACTCTGTACTCTGGTCTAGGTTATCTCTG